ATATCAAATGCACCGCGGCTGTCGCCGTCGATAACGGTTGGAACAAGGAAAGCCATGATTGGGAGAATTACAGAATTAAGAATTGGCGAAGACTGCCTTTATTCAAATATGGAAGTGACAGACCGATAGAACGCAGGTTCATTCATGAGTTGCTGATAGATGGTTTGCAGCTCCTCACGTTTTTTCTCTCTGCCCAGCCAGTGGACAATTTGCAGGACTTGTTGCTGTTGCCGTACCTTTTCCCGCAGCAATGGAGATACGAGCATACGAGCCTGAAAGATCAGGCGCGCTGCTGCCGGCATTTCCTGCAGCAGGTATTGATCTATTTCCTGTATGTCAGCTAGCTGTTTCCGCATAGTCCGTATGTTTTACCTGTTCCCGGATCTTTTCCAGGCATTTGTATTTCTGTACGCTGGCAGAATGCAGCGTCCTGAACCGGAAGCTGTTGGCTATTTCCTGCAGGGACTGGTGTTCGTAATAAAAAGCCTGTAACAGCTCCATACAACGACTGCCAGCGGATTTCAGATATCCGAGCAGGGATTTTTCCGCGGGAGGCGGATCGAAATAATTTTCCGGAACAGCATATTGTTCTGCCGCTTCCAATGGGAGTTCATGGCCTTGCCGTTTCAGTTTCCTGATACAAAGTATTCTGGCAATACCGGTGATATAAGCGCCCGCTGCAACGCCTTCCGGGATAGTGTTTTGTTGTTGTTTTTCGAGATAGATAATA
The genomic region above belongs to Chitinophaga sp. 180180018-3 and contains:
- a CDS encoding sigma-70 family RNA polymerase sigma factor, translated to MFHDNEQQLKELYISTLPRVARMVRRMGGDLELARDVFQDAVIIYLEKQQQNTIPEGVAAGAYITGIARILCIRKLKRQGHELPLEAAEQYAVPENYFDPPPAEKSLLGYLKSAGSRCMELLQAFYYEHQSLQEIANSFRFRTLHSASVQKYKCLEKIREQVKHTDYAETAS